Proteins from a genomic interval of Dama dama isolate Ldn47 chromosome 1, ASM3311817v1, whole genome shotgun sequence:
- the LOC133056718 gene encoding glycine N-phenylacetyltransferase isoform X2 → MLQLQGPHLLKMLEKSLRMSLPESLKEMADDFDHYTNTYQIFSKDLKNCQESLTTSDVINWKQHLQIQSSQSSLNEVIQNLAAAKFVKVEHTQCILYVMPETARKLLPSLPETKNLPVGYGAPKAINEEMFKLSSMDPTHAALVNKFWHFGGNKRSQRFIERCIRTFPTFCLLGPEGTPASWSLMDQAGEIRMGATLPKYRGHGLISHMLNVHTRALDQLGFPVYNHTHKANKIIQRISDNLHHIAIPRGWNQWNCVPL, encoded by the exons ATGCTCCAGTTACAAGGCCCCCACCTGCTGAAGATGTTAGAGAAGTCCTTGAGGATGAGTCTGCCTGAGTCATTAAAG gagatggcagatGACTTTGATCACTACACCAACACCTACCAAATCTTTTCTAAGGATCTCAAGAACTGTCAGGAGTCCCTTACCACATCAGATGTCATCAACTGGAAACAACATTTGCAGATCCAAA GTTCGCAGTCCAGCCTGAATGAGGTGATACAGAATCTTGCAGCCGCTAAATTTGTTAAGGTCGAGCACACACAGTGCATTCTCTACGTGATGCCTGAGACAGCGAGGAAACTGCTTCCTTCCCTGCCAGAGACAAAGAACTTACCTGTTGGATACGGTGCACCCAAAGCCAT TAACGAGGAGATGTTTAAGCTCTCATCCATGGATCCTACACATGCCGCTTTGGTGAATAAATTCTGGCATTTTGGTGGCAATAAGAGGAGCCAGAGATTCATCGAGCGCTGTATCCGGACCTTCCCCACCTTCTGCCTGCTGGGGCCCGAGGGGACCCCTGCGTCCTGGTCCCTGATGGACCAGGCGGGAGAGATCCGGATGGGGGCCACCCTGCCCAAGTACCGGGGCCACGGGCTCATCTCCCACATGCTGAATGTCCACACCCGGGCTCTGGACCAGCTCGGCTTCCCTGTGTAtaaccacacacacaaagccaACAAAATCATACAGAGAATCAGTGACAACCTGCATCACATCGCCATCCCCCGTGGTTGGAACCAGTGGAACTGCGTGCCCCTGTGA
- the LOC133056718 gene encoding glycine N-phenylacetyltransferase isoform X1, which yields MLQLQGPHLLKMLEKSLRMSLPESLKVYGTVFHMNQGNPFGLKALVDKWPDFKTVVIRPQEQEMADDFDHYTNTYQIFSKDLKNCQESLTTSDVINWKQHLQIQSSQSSLNEVIQNLAAAKFVKVEHTQCILYVMPETARKLLPSLPETKNLPVGYGAPKAINEEMFKLSSMDPTHAALVNKFWHFGGNKRSQRFIERCIRTFPTFCLLGPEGTPASWSLMDQAGEIRMGATLPKYRGHGLISHMLNVHTRALDQLGFPVYNHTHKANKIIQRISDNLHHIAIPRGWNQWNCVPL from the exons ATGCTCCAGTTACAAGGCCCCCACCTGCTGAAGATGTTAGAGAAGTCCTTGAGGATGAGTCTGCCTGAGTCATTAAAG GTTTATGGGACCGTCTTCCACATgaaccagggaaacccatttggTCTAAAGGCCCTGGTGGACAAGTGGCCAGATTTTAAGACAGTGGTTATCCGCCCTCAGGAGCAG gagatggcagatGACTTTGATCACTACACCAACACCTACCAAATCTTTTCTAAGGATCTCAAGAACTGTCAGGAGTCCCTTACCACATCAGATGTCATCAACTGGAAACAACATTTGCAGATCCAAA GTTCGCAGTCCAGCCTGAATGAGGTGATACAGAATCTTGCAGCCGCTAAATTTGTTAAGGTCGAGCACACACAGTGCATTCTCTACGTGATGCCTGAGACAGCGAGGAAACTGCTTCCTTCCCTGCCAGAGACAAAGAACTTACCTGTTGGATACGGTGCACCCAAAGCCAT TAACGAGGAGATGTTTAAGCTCTCATCCATGGATCCTACACATGCCGCTTTGGTGAATAAATTCTGGCATTTTGGTGGCAATAAGAGGAGCCAGAGATTCATCGAGCGCTGTATCCGGACCTTCCCCACCTTCTGCCTGCTGGGGCCCGAGGGGACCCCTGCGTCCTGGTCCCTGATGGACCAGGCGGGAGAGATCCGGATGGGGGCCACCCTGCCCAAGTACCGGGGCCACGGGCTCATCTCCCACATGCTGAATGTCCACACCCGGGCTCTGGACCAGCTCGGCTTCCCTGTGTAtaaccacacacacaaagccaACAAAATCATACAGAGAATCAGTGACAACCTGCATCACATCGCCATCCCCCGTGGTTGGAACCAGTGGAACTGCGTGCCCCTGTGA
- the LOC133056718 gene encoding glycine N-phenylacetyltransferase isoform X3 produces MLQLQGPHLLKMLEKSLRMSLPESLKVYGTVFHMNQGNPFGLKALVDKWPDFKTVVIRPQEQEMADDFDHYTNTYQIFSKDLKNCQESLTTSDVINWKQHLQIQSSQSSLNEVIQNLAAAKFVKVEHTQCILYVMPETARKLLPSLPETKNLPVGYGAPKAM; encoded by the exons ATGCTCCAGTTACAAGGCCCCCACCTGCTGAAGATGTTAGAGAAGTCCTTGAGGATGAGTCTGCCTGAGTCATTAAAG GTTTATGGGACCGTCTTCCACATgaaccagggaaacccatttggTCTAAAGGCCCTGGTGGACAAGTGGCCAGATTTTAAGACAGTGGTTATCCGCCCTCAGGAGCAG gagatggcagatGACTTTGATCACTACACCAACACCTACCAAATCTTTTCTAAGGATCTCAAGAACTGTCAGGAGTCCCTTACCACATCAGATGTCATCAACTGGAAACAACATTTGCAGATCCAAA GTTCGCAGTCCAGCCTGAATGAGGTGATACAGAATCTTGCAGCCGCTAAATTTGTTAAGGTCGAGCACACACAGTGCATTCTCTACGTGATGCCTGAGACAGCGAGGAAACTGCTTCCTTCCCTGCCAGAGACAAAGAACTTACCTGTTGGATACGGTGCACCCAAAGCCATGTGA